One genomic window of Quercus lobata isolate SW786 chromosome 9, ValleyOak3.0 Primary Assembly, whole genome shotgun sequence includes the following:
- the LOC115959045 gene encoding cytokinin hydroxylase, with product MGLLELATGFNIAVLLVFFLFLVTLRVLFSCWISPTLKYWKIRRNGFGGPTPSFPFGNIKDIVKMSSDSSLQSSNSPHDIHSNVFPYFAQWQKSHGKTFIYWLGTEPFLYIAEPEFLKKMSGSVMARSWGKPTVFKNDRDPMFGNGLVMVEGDEWVRQRHVITPAFNPINLKVMASLMVESATNMLDNWTTFIDLGKPEIDAEREIIKTAGEIIAKTSFGVSYKTGQNVLEKLRALQVTLFKSNRFVGVPFSKFFFPKKTLEAKRLGKEIDQLFLSIINDRKNSIKGKTPQDLLSILLQGSPVDSRLGKTLSQQDLVDECKTFFFGGHETTALAITWTLLLLAMNPEWQDQLRDEIREVVKDGEIDVNTLAGLKKMGWVLNEVLRLYPSSPNVQRQAREDIRVDDLTIPNGTNMWIDVVAMHHDSELWGEDVNEFKPERFKGDMYGGCKHKMGYLPFGFGGRMCVGRNLTFMEYKIVLTLILSRFSLTLSPTYTHSPTILLSLRPKYGLPLRFQPL from the exons atgggGTTGCTTGAGCTGGCTACAGGTTTTAACATAGCCGTGTTGCTGgtcttttttctcttcctgGTCACCTTAAGAGTGTTATTTTCTTGCTGGATTTCACCAACTCTTAAGTATTGGAAAATTCGGAGAAATGGGTTTGGAGGTCCAACTCCAAGTTTTCCTTTTGGTAACATTAAGGATATCGTTAAGATGTCCAGTGATTCTTCGTTGCAGTCTTCGAATTCTCCACATGATATACACTCGAATGTTTTTCCCTACTTTGCACAATGGCAAAAGAGTCATG GAAAAACGTTCATATACTGGCTAGGCACAGAGccatttttatatatagcaGAGCCTGAGTTCCTAAAGAAAATGTCTGGATCAGTCATGGCAAGGAGTTGGGGAAAGCCAACTGTGTTCAAAAATGATAGAGATCCTATGTTTGGCAATGGTTTGGTCATGGTTGAAGGAGATGAGTGGGTTCGCCAGCGACATGTCATTACTCCTGCATTCAATCCAATCAACCTGAag GTTATGGCAAGCTTAATGGTGGAGTCAGCCACTAATATGCTAGATAATTGGACTACCTTCATTGATTTAGGAAAACCAGAGATTGATGCAGAGAGAGAAATTATAAAAACAGCTGGAGAGATCATTGCTAAGACAAGCTTTGGTGTAAGTTACAAAACTGGCCAGAATGTGTTAGAAAAACTAAGAGCCCTGCAAGTGACTCTCTTCAAGTCTAACCGTTTTGTGGGGGTCCCTTTTAGCAAATTCTTTTTCCCTAAGAAAACCCTAGAGGCCAAAAGACTTGGCAAGGAAATCGACCAACTGTTTTTATCAATCATAAATGATCGAAAAAATTCGATTAAAGGGAAAACTCCACAAGACTTGCTAAGCATATTGCTTCAAGGGAGTCCTGTTGATAGTCGATTAGGAAAGACATTATCACAGCAGGACTTAGTGGATGAGTGCAAGACTTTCTTCTTTGGAGGCCATGAGACAACAGCATTGGCAATCACGTGGACATTGTTACTTTTGGCCATGAATCCAGAGTGGCAAGACCAGTTGAGAGATGAGATCAGAGAAGTTGTTAAAGATGGAGAGATTGATGTTAATACACTTGCTGGACTAAAGAAg ATGGGATGGGTGTTAAATGAGGTTCTTCGGCTTTACCCATCATCACCAAACGTACAAAGGCAAGCAAGAGAAGACATTCGAGTGGATGACTTAACAATTCCTAATGGAACCAACATGTGGATTGACGTGGTGGCCATGCACCATGACTCGGAACTGTGGGGTGAGGATGTGAATGAGTTCAAGCCAGAGAGGTTCAAGGGTGACATGTATGGAGGGTGCAAGCACAAGATGGGGTATCTACCTTTTGGGTTTGGAGGAAGAATGTGTGTTGGTAGGAACTTGACGTTTATGGAGTATAAGATCGTCCTTACCCTAATTCTCTCTAGGTTTTCTCTTACCCTCTCCCCAACTTACACTCATTCTCCTACTATTTTGCTCTCTCTAAGGCCTAAGTATGGACTGCCTCTCAGATTTCAACCACTTTAG
- the LOC115961260 gene encoding tripeptidyl-peptidase 2-like: MAAKPKPVEGSMPKTHLTPMSQSAPKPQPQPQGPPSVPTRPMRSILPKTNKRKLIHTTFSIPNSSYFKIRALTQQLRPHFIEGKEASSLASSKDLEITCDQSQPESGVQPDHLFEENFKQLKKWVDLKSPKHGILLALRERRSGRLGTALKALNDIIRDDGEPPKKKLYELKLSLLDEIGWSHLATYERQWMHVRFPASLPLF, from the exons ATGGCAGCAAAACCAAAACCTGTTGAAGGCTCAATGCCAAAGACCCATTTGACACCAATGTCACAAAGCGCaccaaaaccacaaccacaaccacaaggCCCACCTTCGGTACCCACTCGTCCTATGCGTTCCATTCTTCCCAAGACCAACAAAAGAAAGCTCATTCATACCACCTTCTCCATTCCCAACTCCTCCTACTTCAAAATCCGCGCTCTTACTCAACAACTTCGCCCCCATTTCATCGAG GGCAAGGAGGCATCGTCCTTGGCTTCATCTAAAGATTTGGAGATTACTTGTGATCAATCTCAACCAGAGTCTGGTGTCCAGCCAGATCATCTGTTTGAAGAGAACTTCAAACAATTAAAGAAATGGGTTGATTTGAAGTCGCCTAAACATGGCATCCTCCTAGCGCTACGTGAGAGACGTAGTGGAAGGCTTGGAACAGCATTGAAG GCATTGAATGACATAATTCGAGATGATGGGGAACCTCCAAAGAAGAAGCTCTATGAACTAAAGCTCTCTTTGCTTGATGAGATTGGATGGAGTCATTTGGCAACATATGAGAGACAATGGATGCACGTGCGATTTCCAGCCAGCTTGCCACTTTTCTAA